Proteins from one Triticum aestivum cultivar Chinese Spring chromosome 7A, IWGSC CS RefSeq v2.1, whole genome shotgun sequence genomic window:
- the LOC123150174 gene encoding origin of replication complex subunit 3 — MGTPSREAPLTAANNIQPFFVLLKASAGASASISSPATSRARRRIEVSQPSSPNPKSAKRPWDDDDEADMEMYEQLRLEAFHCTWSKIQSTINEVLRGINLKLFDQVLRWVQESFSAIRSIMRPRPAEIQQPYPLLTDVICRKIPTAFVLTKNAEFVDDVTTFRDLMDHLESNGCHLAKLSATELSSKNGVGGCLRSLLRQLLSDVPDVADVSALASWYCKGDNYDQPIIIIIDDLEQCSGDVLGELLMTLSEWVIKIPIFFVMGIATTLDAPRKLLSSEALQRLDPCKLTLGSPSDRMNALVEAILVKPCAGFCISHEVAVFLRNYFFRHDGTITSFISALKLACSKHFSVEPLSFLCMGMLEEDSENFWRDKFGALPVAIQKQAFGLPSCTRENNSVKPGNNLVEGLSELMKLQKDWSSVLSCLYEAGRHGKVQLLDIFCEAINPDLHTQNDSNNELLSKPTSGNLSSGKSGAGRRCIAQALDTVRYMPMETLFRVLEVWSIHLEGMNEINAKVKELQSTTTSEDCVTITKDKWPRRSTNSTAIGTVPLNDKATMLLDDITRNFLVPVECLPFHEIICFKNVGVLQSALIGNPRRMVQLDLLKSQSRLNCSCCSRNGIAVSASLHDTSVMCNLAQEYGDVINLHDWYLSFDGIINSKGKSKLVGSPSKKKSKATPQQSGAMIQARFCRAVTELQITGLLRMPSKRRPDLVQRIAFGP; from the exons ATGGGTACACCATCCCGCGAAGCTCCGCTCACAGCCGCCAACAATATCCAG CCGTTCTTTGTACTTCTTAAGGCGTCCGCTGGCGCATCCGCATCCATTTCCTCCCCGGCAACTTCCCGGGCTCGGCGGCGAATCGAGGTCTCCCAGCCGTCATCTCCCAACCCCAAATCTGCAAAGAGACCGTGGGATGACGACGATGAGGCGGACATGGAGATGTACGAGCAGCTCCGCCTGGAGGCCTTCCACTGCACCTGGTCTAAGATCCAATCCACCATCAAT GAGGTCCTCAGAGGCATCAACCTCAAGCTGTTCGACCAGGTGCTGCGGTGGGTCCAGGAATCCTTCTCCGCGATCCGCTCTATCATGAGACCCCGCCCTGCCGAAATCCAGCAACCGTACCCTCTCTTAACTGATGTGATCTGCAGAAAGATACCAACGGCATTTGTTCTCACTA AGAACGCAGAATTTGTTGATGATGTCACGACATTTCGGGATCTCATGGATCATCTGGAGTCTAATGGATGTCACTTGGCCAAGCTCTCGGCAACGGAATTATCATCAAAGAATGGAGTCGGTGGCTGTTTAAGGAGCTTGTTGAGGCAGCTGCTTTCAGATGTTCCAGAT GTAGCGGATGTATCTGCACTCGCATCTTGGTACTGCAAAGGCGACAATTACGATCAACCTATCATTATCATAATTGATGATTTAGAGCAATGCTCCGGTGATGTCTTGGGAGAGCTTCTGATGACGCTGAG TGAGTGGGTAATTAAGATACCAATCTTCTTTGTAATGGGGATAGCAACTACCCTTGACGCACCACGGAAACTGCTCTCATCGGAAGCTCTTCAAAGATTAGATCCCTGTAAACTCACGTTGGGGTCTCCCTCTGATAGAATGAATGCCCTTGTGGAGGCCATCCTTGTTAAACCATGTGCCGGTTTCTGCATCAGTCACGAAGTTGCAGTCTTCCTCAGAAATTACTTTTTCAGACACGATGGGACAATAACATCATTCATTAGTGCTCTCAAG CTTGCATGCAGTAAGCACTTCTCCGTCGAACCTTTGAGTTTCTTGTGCATGGGAATGCTTGAAGAGGATTCTGAG AACTTTTGGCGTGATAAATTTGGTGCACTGCCTGTAGCAATTCAGAAACAAGCTTTTGGTTTACCCTCATGCACTAG GGAAAATAACTCAGTCAAGCCTGGCAACAATTTGGTGGAAGGGTTGTCTGAGCTGATGAAGCTGCAAAAGGATTGGAGTTCTGTTCTCTCG TGCTTGTATGAAGCTGGaagacatggcaaagtgcaacttCTAGATATTTTCTGCGAGGCAATCAATCCGGATCTGCATACTCAGAATGATTCAAATAATGAACTGCTGTCTAAACCGACAAGTGGGAATCTATCAAGTGGAAAATCAGGTGCTGGTAGAAGATGTATAGCTCAGGCATTGGATACAGTAAG ATACATGCCTATGGAAACATTATTTCGTGTTCTTGAAGTTTGGAGCATCCATTTAGAAGGAATGAATGAG ATTAATGCCAAGGTCAAAGAGCTTCAGTCAACCACAACCAGTGAAGATTGTGTGACAATCACAAAGGATAAGTGGCCTAG GAGATCAACAAATAGTACTGCAATTGGAACAGTGCCATTAAACGATAAAGCTACCATGCTATTGGATGATATTACGAG AAATTTTTTGGTGCCTGTCGAGTGTTTACCTTTCCATGAAATCATTTGCTTCAAGAATGTTGGTGTTCTCCAATCT GCACTAATTGGAAACCCAAGAAGAATGGTTCAGCTTGATCTCCTGAAGTCACAGAGCCGTCTTAATTGCTCTTGCTGCAGCAGAAATGGAATTGCTGTGTCAGCATCCTTGCATGACACATCAGTTAT GTGCAACCTAGCCCAAGAATATGGTGACGTAATTAACCTCCATGACTGGTACCTGTCTTTTGATGGAATTATCAATTCAAAAGGGAAAAGCAAATTGGTTGGTTCTCCCTCAAAAAAGAAATCAAAAGCCACGCCTCAACAGAGTGGAGCCATGATCCA AGCACGGTTCTGCAGGGCTGTCACTGAGCTCCAAATTACTGGACTTCTTCGGATGCCAAGCAAGAGAAGGCCAGATCTGGTGCAGAGAATTGCATTCGGTCCTTGA